In Dyadobacter sp. NIV53, a single window of DNA contains:
- a CDS encoding glycosyl hydrolase family 28 protein, with the protein MKKLVLISLLFILGFQSDKDKIHVFLIGDSTMANKLAKNAPETGWGMVFQDYFDGNAIAVENHAKDGRSTKSFIAEGRWTDVLNDMKSGDWLFIQFGHNDEKIKDTSRYAAANTDYRKNLMRFVTEARAKGGNPVLITPVMRRRFDKAGVFSDIHGDYPQAVKNVAKELNVPLIDLHAKSKEIILEHGVEGSKALFIHLEGGIYPKFPKPFVDDTHFSRYGATVMASVIAEGVKDLKLDIAKYLKHFGTTDKFVYELPKVQLPVFKKDTFNITSYGAKNNGVLVNSAAIQKAIDACALNGGGTVLVPAGIWLTGPIILKSNVDLHISKNARLQFSSNYDDYPVVRTTWEGLDAVRCQSPLSAIDATNIAITGSGIVDGAGQVWRAVKKEKLTQEQWNKLVASGGVLNKDKTIWYPTEKSLLGNNTKGAGNIAAGYTVENVTPFKDFLRPNMVRFTNCKKILLDGVTFQNSPAWNLHPMLCEHITLRNLKVTNPYYAQNGDGVDLESCRFGMIDNCTFNVGDDGICIKSGRDEEGRKRGVPTENIIVQNSTVLHGHGGFVIGSEMSGGVRNLFVTNCTFTGTDVGLRFKTARGRGGVVENIWISDIKMSNIPGEAILFDMYYQAKDPVPKPGEKNVLPIMKREPVNEGTPQFQNFNIRNVVCEGAETGILVRGLPEMNIKNINIENAVLHSNKGFVCIEGDHINLKNVSFFTKEKTVMQIQNSRNVTMDGIQYADNRDLLLKVTGDQSKAIRLINTDEKGVKKGVEFGGKGLEGVVRRE; encoded by the coding sequence ATGAAAAAACTGGTTTTAATATCGCTGCTTTTCATTTTAGGATTCCAATCGGATAAGGACAAAATCCACGTCTTCCTGATCGGTGATTCTACTATGGCTAATAAATTAGCCAAAAATGCTCCTGAAACGGGTTGGGGAATGGTTTTTCAGGATTATTTTGACGGTAATGCCATAGCCGTTGAAAACCATGCAAAGGATGGCCGGAGTACCAAAAGCTTTATTGCCGAAGGGCGCTGGACGGACGTATTAAACGATATGAAATCAGGTGACTGGTTATTTATCCAGTTCGGGCATAATGATGAAAAAATCAAGGACACGAGCCGGTATGCTGCTGCCAATACGGATTACAGGAAGAACCTGATGAGGTTTGTTACAGAAGCGCGTGCAAAAGGCGGAAATCCGGTACTGATCACACCGGTTATGCGCCGCAGGTTTGACAAGGCCGGTGTTTTTTCGGACATACATGGCGATTATCCCCAGGCTGTAAAAAATGTTGCAAAGGAACTGAACGTTCCGCTGATTGACCTGCATGCCAAAAGTAAAGAAATCATTCTTGAACACGGTGTTGAAGGTTCAAAGGCTCTATTCATTCATCTGGAAGGTGGTATTTATCCAAAATTCCCCAAACCATTTGTAGATGATACGCATTTTTCCAGGTATGGGGCAACGGTCATGGCAAGTGTAATAGCAGAAGGTGTAAAAGACTTAAAACTGGATATCGCCAAATACCTGAAACACTTTGGAACAACCGACAAATTCGTTTACGAACTTCCAAAAGTGCAGCTACCGGTTTTCAAAAAAGACACTTTTAATATTACTTCCTACGGTGCAAAAAATAATGGTGTTCTCGTAAATTCTGCTGCCATACAAAAAGCGATTGATGCATGTGCTCTCAATGGAGGCGGAACGGTTTTAGTACCTGCCGGTATCTGGCTTACAGGCCCGATTATCCTTAAAAGCAACGTTGATTTACATATTTCAAAAAATGCACGTTTACAGTTCAGCAGTAATTATGATGATTATCCGGTAGTCCGGACTACCTGGGAAGGACTCGATGCTGTGCGTTGCCAGTCTCCTCTCAGTGCAATTGATGCCACCAATATCGCTATTACAGGCAGTGGGATCGTAGACGGCGCCGGACAGGTTTGGAGGGCAGTAAAAAAGGAGAAATTAACTCAGGAGCAATGGAATAAACTGGTGGCTTCCGGCGGTGTTTTGAATAAAGATAAAACGATCTGGTACCCTACTGAAAAATCATTGCTTGGGAATAATACAAAAGGTGCCGGAAATATTGCAGCGGGTTATACGGTGGAAAATGTAACGCCTTTCAAGGATTTCCTCCGCCCTAATATGGTTCGTTTTACCAACTGCAAAAAGATACTGCTGGACGGCGTAACTTTCCAAAACTCCCCTGCCTGGAACCTGCATCCTATGCTTTGCGAACACATTACACTTAGAAATTTAAAAGTGACAAACCCTTATTATGCACAAAATGGCGACGGTGTTGATCTGGAATCCTGCCGTTTTGGAATGATAGATAACTGCACTTTTAACGTAGGTGACGACGGGATTTGTATAAAATCAGGAAGAGACGAAGAAGGCCGGAAACGTGGGGTTCCTACGGAAAACATTATTGTTCAGAATTCAACTGTCCTGCATGGACACGGCGGATTTGTAATAGGAAGTGAAATGTCGGGCGGGGTTAGAAACCTGTTTGTTACCAACTGCACTTTCACCGGGACGGATGTAGGATTGCGTTTTAAAACGGCCCGCGGACGTGGCGGAGTGGTCGAAAATATATGGATATCGGATATTAAAATGAGTAATATTCCCGGCGAAGCGATTTTGTTCGATATGTATTACCAGGCAAAAGATCCGGTTCCAAAGCCCGGTGAAAAGAATGTTCTGCCAATAATGAAGAGGGAGCCTGTAAATGAAGGCACACCTCAGTTTCAAAACTTTAACATCAGGAATGTGGTTTGTGAAGGCGCGGAAACCGGAATTCTGGTGCGTGGTTTACCTGAAATGAATATTAAAAATATTAATATAGAAAATGCAGTCCTGCATAGTAATAAAGGTTTTGTATGTATAGAAGGCGATCATATCAACCTTAAAAATGTGTCGTTTTTCACAAAAGAAAAAACCGTGATGCAAATCCAGAACAGCAGAAATGTAACCATGGATGGAATTCAGTATGCAGACAACCGCGATTTGCTTTTGAAGGTGACGGGGGATCAGTCAAAGGCGATTCGGTTGATTAATACGGATGAAAAGGGCGTGAAGAAGGGGGTTGAGTTTGGTGGGAAGGGTTTAGAGGGGGTTGTGAGGCGGGAGTAA
- a CDS encoding cupin domain-containing protein gives MKFTFKSALLSIIFLFITSHLFAQSTAKSPAQEAKGKQFIVDADIPWQDLGKGLKRKIMSYDSTMMMVKIVFEKGGIGTPHKHVHTQMSYVESGIFEVTIADKKQILKKGDGYYIPSNVMHGAVCLEPGILIDLFTPMREDFVK, from the coding sequence ATGAAATTCACCTTCAAATCAGCGCTTCTTTCCATCATCTTTTTGTTTATAACCAGCCACTTATTCGCTCAGTCAACAGCTAAATCACCTGCACAGGAAGCAAAAGGGAAACAATTTATTGTCGATGCAGATATTCCGTGGCAGGATCTGGGAAAAGGACTGAAACGCAAAATTATGTCGTACGACAGTACGATGATGATGGTCAAAATAGTATTTGAAAAAGGCGGCATCGGTACTCCTCATAAACATGTGCATACGCAAATGAGCTATGTTGAAAGTGGTATTTTTGAAGTGACAATTGCAGACAAAAAACAAATATTAAAAAAAGGCGATGGCTATTACATTCCTTCCAATGTGATGCATGGCGCGGTATGTTTAGAGCCGGGAATCCTGATCGATTTGTTTACGCCCATGCGTGAGGATTTTGTAAAATAA
- a CDS encoding cupin domain-containing protein, producing MTQKAKQFINDDEIPWDDLGGGLKRKIMSYDDNLMMVKVAFETGGIGALHSHFHTQMSYVESGAFEITIGDKTGTLKKGDAYYIPPDIIHGALCTEEGILVDIFTPLREDFIK from the coding sequence ATGACCCAAAAAGCCAAACAATTCATAAACGACGACGAAATACCCTGGGACGACTTGGGAGGAGGTTTGAAACGCAAGATCATGTCTTATGATGATAACCTGATGATGGTAAAAGTTGCCTTTGAAACGGGTGGAATTGGCGCTTTACACAGTCATTTTCATACGCAAATGAGCTACGTGGAAAGCGGTGCTTTTGAAATTACGATCGGGGATAAAACCGGAACGCTCAAAAAAGGTGATGCTTACTACATTCCGCCTGATATTATACATGGTGCTTTATGCACAGAAGAAGGCATTCTTGTAGATATTTTCACTCCGTTAAGGGAAGATTTTATTAAATAA
- a CDS encoding glycoside hydrolase family 88 protein has protein sequence MADSFIARNKDSILVGKSTVTRWDYEQGLMLKAIEKVWYRTGEGKYFEYIRKDIDQYVKEDGSIRTYKFDEFNIDNIPTGRALLTLYQQTQPDKEKYKKAADQLWKQLEQQPRTKEGGFWHKKRYSNQMWLDGLFMGEPFAAEYSMLFSHPEHFDDIANQFALIEKYAVDEKTGLIYHAYDESREQPWADKKTGRSPNFWGRAIGWYAVALVDVLEYFPQDHPKRAELIRYLQRLAPVLAKYQDKQSGLWYQVIDQGARKGNYFEASASCMFVYALAKGARLGYIPATYAKNAKTGYDGILKNFIEKEGDGSISLNKTVSVGGLGGTPYRDGSYEYYLSEPIRKNDLKGVGPFIFASVEMEIAAENAVGKNKKVALDYFFNHEFRKSATGKEEPFHYTWEDRQHSGFWLWGNTFRELGAQTVSVPAAPNAENLKGIDLYIIVDPDTKKETANPNFIQPKDIAAIEKWVKAGGVLMLMANDTSNCEIPHFNQLAKVFGIEFTNRNRNMVQGLQFEQGRLDIPASDKAIFKTAGKIYIKELSPLALTGAAKSALTDHGDIILGISKYGKGTVFAVGDPWLYNEYLDGRRIDTSFENFEAGKDLAEWLLKQVVKK, from the coding sequence ATGGCCGATTCCTTTATTGCCCGCAATAAGGATTCTATTCTGGTTGGGAAAAGTACTGTAACACGCTGGGATTACGAGCAGGGACTGATGCTGAAAGCCATTGAAAAGGTATGGTACCGGACTGGTGAAGGAAAATATTTTGAATATATCCGCAAAGATATTGACCAGTATGTAAAAGAAGACGGAAGCATACGCACTTACAAATTTGACGAATTCAATATTGATAATATTCCGACTGGCAGGGCTTTACTGACTTTATACCAGCAAACTCAGCCGGATAAAGAAAAATACAAAAAAGCTGCGGACCAGCTTTGGAAACAACTGGAACAACAGCCACGAACCAAAGAGGGTGGGTTTTGGCATAAAAAACGTTATTCCAATCAAATGTGGCTGGATGGCCTGTTTATGGGTGAACCTTTCGCGGCGGAATACAGCATGCTTTTCAGCCATCCTGAGCATTTTGATGACATTGCAAACCAATTTGCATTAATTGAAAAATACGCTGTTGATGAAAAAACGGGACTGATTTACCACGCTTATGATGAAAGCCGTGAACAGCCATGGGCAGATAAAAAAACAGGCAGATCGCCAAATTTTTGGGGACGTGCGATTGGCTGGTACGCAGTTGCATTGGTGGACGTACTGGAATATTTCCCTCAGGATCATCCGAAACGTGCCGAACTAATCAGATATCTCCAAAGGTTAGCGCCGGTTCTGGCTAAATATCAGGACAAACAATCGGGTCTTTGGTATCAGGTAATAGATCAGGGAGCGCGCAAAGGCAATTATTTTGAAGCTTCGGCATCCTGTATGTTTGTTTATGCTTTGGCAAAAGGTGCGAGGCTTGGGTACATTCCGGCAACATACGCTAAAAATGCTAAAACCGGATATGACGGAATCCTGAAAAATTTCATAGAAAAAGAAGGTGATGGCAGTATCAGTCTGAATAAAACGGTGAGTGTCGGTGGTTTGGGCGGCACACCGTACCGGGATGGCAGTTACGAATATTACTTAAGCGAGCCAATCAGAAAGAACGATTTGAAAGGTGTCGGGCCATTTATATTTGCGAGTGTCGAAATGGAAATCGCAGCAGAAAACGCTGTTGGCAAAAATAAAAAAGTAGCACTGGATTATTTCTTCAATCACGAATTCCGCAAAAGCGCTACCGGCAAAGAGGAACCATTTCACTATACCTGGGAGGATCGCCAGCATTCAGGGTTCTGGCTTTGGGGAAATACGTTCAGGGAACTTGGCGCTCAGACCGTTTCTGTTCCGGCCGCCCCAAATGCTGAAAACCTGAAAGGAATAGATCTTTATATTATCGTAGATCCTGATACAAAAAAAGAAACGGCCAACCCGAATTTTATTCAGCCTAAAGATATTGCTGCTATTGAAAAATGGGTAAAAGCAGGCGGCGTACTTATGCTGATGGCGAATGATACTTCTAACTGTGAAATACCTCATTTTAACCAACTGGCAAAAGTATTTGGTATCGAATTCACAAACAGAAACCGGAATATGGTACAGGGACTGCAATTTGAGCAGGGCCGGCTCGACATTCCTGCCAGTGACAAAGCTATTTTTAAAACTGCCGGTAAAATTTACATCAAAGAATTATCCCCGTTAGCATTGACTGGTGCTGCGAAATCTGCGCTCACAGATCATGGTGATATTATTCTTGGGATTTCGAAATACGGAAAAGGAACTGTATTTGCCGTGGGCGACCCGTGGCTATACAACGAATATCTGGATGGCAGGCGTATTGATACAAGCTTTGAAAACTTTGAGGCTGGAAAAGATCTGGCAGAGTGGCTGTTGAAACAAGTTGTAAAAAAGTAA